A region from the Halomonas piscis genome encodes:
- a CDS encoding TlyA family RNA methyltransferase, protein MPRLDQLLVKQQLAASRTRAQRLIKSGHVHRLDTGARLLKPSEPLAETTPLAVDDAPEERYVSRAGLKLEAVLSALDKRFDGQTVLDVGQSTGGFSDCALRFGARHVIGIEVGHGQLAPSLRDDPRVSCLEGINARALTRSPAFATLCRRHPPSAAVMDVSFISQTLILPEIAAALPAGGELLSLVKPQFELDPSALGKRGVVRDARRYAEVRTRLEHACRQSGLSIAHWQPSPITGGDGNREFLLHARCRA, encoded by the coding sequence ATGCCACGCCTTGACCAGCTACTCGTCAAGCAGCAGCTCGCAGCCTCGCGCACCCGGGCCCAGCGGCTGATCAAAAGCGGCCACGTGCACCGCCTTGACACCGGTGCGCGGCTGCTCAAACCCAGCGAGCCGCTGGCCGAGACCACGCCGCTTGCCGTGGATGACGCACCCGAAGAGCGCTACGTTTCCCGGGCGGGGCTCAAGCTCGAAGCCGTCCTCAGCGCCCTGGACAAGCGTTTCGACGGCCAGACGGTGCTCGACGTGGGCCAGTCCACCGGCGGCTTCAGCGACTGTGCCCTGCGCTTTGGCGCGCGCCACGTCATCGGTATCGAAGTCGGCCACGGGCAGCTCGCTCCCTCACTGCGTGACGACCCCAGGGTCAGCTGCCTCGAAGGCATCAATGCCCGGGCGCTGACCCGCTCCCCGGCCTTTGCTACCCTGTGCCGGCGCCATCCGCCGAGCGCTGCGGTGATGGATGTCTCTTTTATTTCACAAACGCTGATTCTGCCCGAGATCGCCGCGGCGCTACCGGCCGGCGGCGAGCTTTTATCGCTGGTCAAGCCGCAGTTCGAACTCGACCCCTCGGCCCTGGGCAAGCGCGGCGTGGTCCGCGATGCACGCCGCTACGCCGAGGTCAGAACGCGCCTTGAGCACGCCTGTCGGCAAAGCGGGCTGAGCATCGCGCACTGGCAGCCAAGCCCGATAACCGGCGGCGACGGCAACCGAGAGTTTCTGCTCCACGCCCGCTGCCGCGCCTGA
- a CDS encoding phospholipase A, protein MTARHPLFAGLSFALAMHAGSACADSADASALDARVHALRHEITRLNLELSSLEARQTPRFETSAYMTALTPKPPEEQAIAETRERRQLERASEHNPFSITAHRTNYLFPVSYNANQDRARFRNIDADGRADNTEVKFQFSAKFSLVEDLFGNNGDLFFGYTQRSWWQAYNTDSSSPFRETNYEPEIFIDFDNAWNIFGWVNTRNRLAVNHQSNGRSAPLSRSWNRVYLESTLQRGDWAVTLAPHWRIPESQGEDDNPDIHRYMGYGDVRIARRYSHDQEVAAQLRGNPNTGNYGTQLDYSWPAFNGVRGHVQYYYGYGESLIDYNHRVHRLSLGFSLNPLFTPSGLLR, encoded by the coding sequence ATGACCGCCCGACATCCACTTTTTGCCGGCTTGAGCTTTGCATTGGCCATGCACGCCGGCAGCGCCTGCGCCGACTCTGCGGACGCCAGCGCACTGGACGCTCGCGTCCACGCCCTGCGCCACGAAATCACCCGGCTCAACCTCGAGCTCTCCTCGCTCGAGGCGCGCCAGACGCCGCGCTTTGAAACCTCGGCGTACATGACCGCGCTGACCCCCAAGCCGCCGGAAGAGCAGGCCATTGCAGAAACCCGCGAGCGCCGGCAGCTGGAAAGGGCGTCCGAGCACAACCCCTTTTCGATCACCGCTCATCGCACCAACTATCTGTTTCCGGTGAGCTATAACGCCAACCAGGATCGCGCTCGCTTTCGCAACATCGACGCCGACGGACGGGCAGACAATACCGAGGTCAAGTTTCAGTTCAGCGCCAAGTTCTCGCTGGTCGAGGATCTGTTCGGCAACAACGGGGACCTGTTTTTCGGCTACACCCAGCGCAGCTGGTGGCAGGCCTACAATACCGACTCCTCCTCGCCCTTCCGCGAAACCAACTACGAGCCGGAAATCTTCATCGACTTCGACAACGCCTGGAATATTTTCGGCTGGGTCAACACCCGCAACCGGCTTGCCGTCAACCACCAGTCCAACGGCCGCTCGGCACCGCTGTCGCGCAGCTGGAACCGCGTCTACCTGGAAAGCACGCTGCAGCGCGGCGACTGGGCAGTCACCCTGGCCCCCCACTGGCGCATTCCCGAGTCCCAGGGCGAGGACGACAACCCCGACATTCACCGCTATATGGGCTACGGCGACGTGCGCATCGCCAGGCGCTATAGCCACGACCAGGAAGTCGCCGCCCAGCTGCGGGGCAACCCGAATACCGGCAACTACGGCACCCAGCTGGACTACAGCTGGCCGGCCTTCAACGGCGTACGCGGTCACGTGCAGTATTACTACGGCTACGGCGAAAGCCTGATCGACTACAACCACCGGGTCCACCGGCTGAGCCTCGGCTTCAGCCTCAACCCGCTGTTTACCCCCAGCGGGCTGCTGCGCTAG
- a CDS encoding DUF883 family protein codes for MAKKPSDRQVHTEQLQDDLRHLSDTVEELVNATAKDASSEMRDLRERAEQRLKDTRARVEARGEQLYTDTRDSLTQQADCCDRYVRDNPWTSVGIGAAAGVVVGLLLGRR; via the coding sequence ATGGCCAAGAAACCGTCAGACCGCCAAGTGCACACCGAACAGCTGCAGGACGACCTGCGCCATCTGAGCGACACCGTGGAAGAGCTGGTCAACGCCACGGCCAAGGACGCCAGCTCGGAAATGCGCGACCTGCGCGAGCGCGCCGAGCAACGCCTCAAGGATACCCGCGCCCGCGTTGAAGCCCGGGGCGAGCAGCTTTATACCGACACCCGCGACAGCCTGACCCAGCAGGCCGACTGCTGCGACCGCTACGTACGTGACAACCCCTGGACCAGCGTAGGCATCGGCGCTGCCGCCGGCGTGGTGGTAGGCCTGCTGCTCGGACGGCGCTAA
- a CDS encoding phage holin family protein → MALGPGQRVIQAVRSVLGTLVANGETRLRLAVLELEEERARLLTLILLAGASLLLFMLATASMTALVIAIFWDSYRLLAIGACAVVLLLASVVLAAVAIRQARRHTLLKDTLSQLATDRALLEQRNDARQKR, encoded by the coding sequence ATGGCGCTGGGTCCCGGCCAACGTGTGATCCAGGCCGTCAGGAGCGTACTCGGTACGCTTGTCGCCAACGGCGAAACGCGCCTGCGCCTGGCGGTACTGGAGCTTGAAGAAGAACGGGCGCGCCTGCTGACGCTGATACTGCTGGCAGGCGCCAGCCTTTTGCTGTTCATGCTGGCCACGGCCAGCATGACCGCTCTGGTCATCGCCATCTTCTGGGACAGCTACCGTTTGCTGGCTATCGGCGCCTGCGCCGTCGTGCTGTTGCTGGCAAGCGTCGTGCTGGCCGCAGTGGCAATACGCCAGGCTCGGCGGCACACCCTGCTGAAAGACACCCTGAGCCAGCTGGCCACCGACCGCGCCCTGTTGGAGCAACGTAACGATGCCCGCCAAAAACGCTGA
- a CDS encoding YqjK family protein: protein MPAKNADPVSRRQPARRLPSRAARKRELLEQLEQQRIDIMVEGLRLERSAEPLDRGWQKIARYKTPLMLAGGGLAYRVVRKSGPLVQIGRRALAAYMLVRNVKRLGQRPRR from the coding sequence ATGCCCGCCAAAAACGCTGATCCGGTCTCCCGTCGCCAGCCGGCACGCCGCTTGCCCTCGCGGGCGGCGCGCAAGCGCGAGCTGCTGGAACAGCTGGAGCAGCAGCGCATCGATATCATGGTGGAAGGCCTGCGCCTCGAGCGCTCCGCCGAGCCGCTCGATCGCGGCTGGCAAAAGATCGCCCGCTACAAAACGCCGCTGATGCTTGCCGGCGGCGGCCTGGCCTACCGCGTGGTCAGAAAGTCAGGCCCCCTCGTGCAAATTGGCCGGCGCGCTCTCGCCGCCTATATGCTGGTGCGCAACGTCAAGCGGCTGGGGCAGCGTCCCCGCCGCTAG
- a CDS encoding BaiN/RdsA family NAD(P)/FAD-dependent oxidoreductase gives MCAARAGYAGRRVLLVDHAKKAGKKILMSGGGRCNFTNTATAPQHFYSQNPHFCISALKRYSPGDFIELVERHGVEYVEKAPGQLFCAISARDIVRVLLTECEWAGVEVRLGTRVERVERLGEGMRLATSLGKVDAGAVVVATGGLSIPTMGATGFGYDLARQFGLEVLPTRAALVPFTLGEPWKARAAALSGVSLDVRVACNGRAFAEPMLFTHRGLSGPAMLQISSVWRPGEALCVDLLPGEDAEAALRQARRVTPKRQLSTWLGERLPKRVAQALGEWYAGAASHAPLAEYSNAAIAAWAERLNRWTLRPAGTEGWRTAEVTLGGVSTDALSSKDFSVSGLPQLRFIGEVLDVTGELGGFNFQWAWASGVACGQAC, from the coding sequence ATGTGCGCAGCCCGGGCGGGCTACGCCGGCCGGCGGGTGCTGCTTGTGGACCATGCAAAAAAGGCCGGCAAGAAAATCCTCATGTCCGGCGGCGGGCGCTGCAACTTTACCAACACGGCCACCGCGCCACAGCATTTCTACTCGCAGAATCCGCATTTTTGCATCTCCGCGCTGAAGCGCTATTCGCCGGGTGACTTTATCGAGCTGGTGGAGCGCCACGGCGTGGAGTACGTGGAAAAGGCGCCGGGGCAGCTATTCTGCGCCATCTCGGCCAGGGACATTGTGCGGGTGCTGCTCACCGAATGCGAGTGGGCGGGGGTTGAGGTGCGCCTGGGCACCCGGGTGGAGCGCGTGGAGCGCCTGGGAGAGGGCATGCGCCTGGCAACCTCGCTTGGCAAGGTGGACGCCGGCGCGGTGGTGGTGGCGACCGGCGGGCTGTCGATCCCCACCATGGGCGCTACCGGCTTTGGCTACGACCTGGCCCGCCAGTTTGGCCTCGAGGTGTTGCCGACCCGGGCAGCACTGGTGCCCTTTACGCTGGGCGAGCCGTGGAAGGCGCGGGCAGCGGCGCTTTCCGGGGTGAGTCTTGACGTGCGCGTCGCCTGTAACGGGCGCGCATTTGCCGAGCCGATGCTGTTTACCCACCGGGGGCTTTCCGGGCCTGCCATGCTGCAGATCTCAAGCGTCTGGCGGCCGGGGGAAGCGCTATGTGTGGACCTGCTGCCGGGGGAGGACGCCGAGGCTGCGCTGCGCCAGGCGCGCCGCGTCACGCCCAAGCGCCAGCTTTCCACCTGGCTTGGGGAGCGTTTGCCCAAGCGGGTGGCTCAGGCGCTGGGCGAGTGGTACGCCGGTGCCGCGAGCCATGCGCCGCTGGCAGAATATTCCAACGCGGCTATCGCCGCCTGGGCCGAGCGGCTCAATCGCTGGACGCTGAGGCCCGCCGGCACCGAAGGCTGGCGCACGGCCGAGGTGACGCTCGGCGGGGTGAGTACGGATGCGCTGTCGTCGAAGGACTTTAGCGTAAGCGGCCTGCCCCAGCTGCGCTTTATCGGCGAGGTGCTGGACGTGACCGGGGAGCTTGGCGGGTTCAACTTTCAGTGGGCCTGGGCCTCGGGGGTGGCCTGCGGCCAGGCCTGCTAG
- a CDS encoding efflux RND transporter periplasmic adaptor subunit, giving the protein MALAAGPALGQSGMPAPQVIAARVAQGAWADTVRAPGTLKADESVTLSATVTDVITAIDFDDGDEVEAGQRLIQLDDEEERARLRAARASAGEAQNALRRATQLQERNLSARADVEDSQARLDQARAEAAALEARLANYRITAPFSGRMGLRNVSVGTLVSPGDELATLDKLDVMRLDASIPAVRLGQISPGSPLRARTRAFPERTFRGEVASIDTRVDPIARSVTVRARLDNPDARLRPGMLMQVELDAATREALTVPEAAIVSASRSHYVWRLDANDNNRVERRRVELGTRRLGEAEVLAGLERGDLVVVHGAETLRDGQTPELLGITDDNTDIKAILRQGRSE; this is encoded by the coding sequence ATGGCGCTGGCCGCCGGGCCGGCGCTAGGGCAGAGCGGCATGCCGGCCCCCCAGGTGATCGCTGCCCGAGTCGCCCAGGGCGCCTGGGCAGACACCGTGCGCGCCCCGGGCACGCTGAAAGCCGACGAAAGCGTCACGCTCTCGGCCACCGTCACCGACGTCATCACCGCCATCGACTTTGACGACGGCGACGAGGTCGAAGCCGGCCAGCGCCTGATTCAGCTGGATGACGAAGAAGAGCGCGCCCGGCTGCGCGCGGCCCGGGCCAGCGCCGGCGAAGCGCAAAACGCCCTGCGCCGCGCCACCCAGCTGCAAGAGCGCAACCTCTCGGCCCGAGCCGACGTGGAAGACAGCCAGGCCCGGCTGGACCAGGCCCGCGCCGAGGCCGCCGCTCTTGAGGCCAGGCTTGCCAACTACCGGATTACCGCGCCGTTCTCCGGGCGCATGGGGCTGCGCAACGTAAGCGTCGGCACCCTGGTATCTCCGGGGGATGAGCTTGCCACCCTGGACAAGCTCGACGTCATGCGCCTGGACGCCAGCATCCCCGCCGTGCGGCTGGGGCAAATCTCGCCGGGAAGCCCGCTTCGCGCCCGCACCCGGGCCTTTCCCGAACGCACCTTTCGCGGCGAAGTGGCCAGCATCGATACCCGGGTTGACCCGATCGCGCGCAGCGTCACCGTGCGCGCCCGGCTGGACAACCCCGACGCGCGCCTGCGCCCGGGAATGCTGATGCAGGTCGAGCTTGATGCCGCCACCCGGGAGGCGCTGACGGTGCCCGAAGCGGCCATCGTCTCCGCAAGCCGCAGCCACTACGTGTGGCGGCTGGACGCGAACGACAATAACCGCGTGGAGCGCCGCCGGGTCGAGCTTGGCACTCGGCGTTTGGGCGAAGCAGAAGTCCTCGCCGGCCTGGAGCGCGGCGATCTGGTCGTCGTCCACGGCGCAGAGACGCTGCGCGACGGTCAGACGCCCGAGCTTCTGGGCATTACCGATGACAACACCGACATCAAGGCGATACTGCGCCAGGGGCGGAGCGAATAA
- a CDS encoding efflux RND transporter permease subunit, producing the protein MRLSDVSVERPVLATVIAALIVAFGVLSLDRLALQEYPSIDPPVVSVDTRYPGASASIVETRITQPLEDRISGVEGIETITSSSSDGRSSISVEFSLEREIDSAANDIRDKISRALGNLPEEADPPEVQKADANSDTVLWLSLTGDSYTTAELTDYAERYLEDALAVLPGVSQVRVGGGRRYAMRVWLDADALAARRLTVNAVESALREENVELPGGAVESRERQFIVRLPRSFTTPDDFRALVLDETDSGELIRLGDVARVEIGAVEDRTIFRSNGEPMVGLGLMKQSTANVLEISRAARNTLEELQGTLPDGMTLSLNFDSSVFIAGAIREVVVTLLISMVLVVAVIFLFLGNLRTTLVPAVTVPVALIGSFGALLLMGFTLNLLTLLALVLAIGLVVDDAIVVLENIHRRMQEYGETPLVAAWRGARQIAFAVIATTLVLIAVFVPLGFLQGDIGRLFSEFALTLAAAVALSSVLALSLSPMMASRVLKPGMHDGRLARGVQRLLGASRHAYRRALRLALRLRLVVVAIFALLLGGMAWLSQTLPTEYTPEEDRGSFYIIVSGPPGATFDYMLDYMDEIESRLLPLVEDGDIERLQVRAPLGWGNIENFNSGFIIVNLADWGERRSVWPIMNEVREKLGGLPGVRAFPVMSQGFGGSAGKPVQYVLGGSSYEELARWRDTLIDYVREDNPKLLGLDSDYEEKQPQLRVHIDYDRAASLGVTVSDVGRTLETLLGGRRITRYVEGGEEYDVIVEGERGARPSAQSLESVFVRSARSGELVPLASLVSFEDTAGASTLNRFNRLRTITLQANLADGYALGDALDYLDRTVAEILPEAVQTDVQGASRDYREAGGATAFLLGMGVLVVFLVLAAQFESFIHPLVIMLTVPLAIVGALLALYATGQTLNIYSQVGLVMLVGLATKNGILIVEFINQRRDEGVAFQEALVEASVTRLRPILMTAVTTMAGAVPLVLSSGPGANSRLVIGTVIMAGVGTATVFTLFVIPVAYALLARNSGSPGAVKRRLAAELDESRTAEEV; encoded by the coding sequence ATGCGGCTTTCCGATGTTTCCGTGGAGCGGCCGGTGCTCGCCACCGTCATCGCCGCGCTGATCGTTGCCTTCGGCGTGCTGTCCCTGGATCGCCTGGCGCTTCAGGAATATCCCTCCATCGACCCGCCGGTGGTGAGCGTCGACACCCGCTACCCCGGCGCCTCGGCGAGCATCGTGGAAACGCGCATCACCCAGCCGCTGGAGGATCGCATTTCCGGCGTGGAAGGTATCGAGACCATCACCTCGTCCAGCAGCGACGGCCGCTCGAGCATCAGCGTCGAGTTCAGCCTCGAGCGCGAGATTGACTCCGCCGCCAACGACATCCGCGACAAGATCTCCCGGGCGCTGGGTAACCTGCCCGAAGAGGCCGACCCGCCCGAGGTGCAAAAGGCCGACGCCAACTCCGATACCGTGCTGTGGCTGAGCCTCACCGGCGACAGCTATACCACCGCCGAACTCACCGACTACGCCGAGCGCTACCTGGAGGACGCCCTGGCGGTGCTGCCCGGCGTCTCCCAGGTGCGCGTGGGCGGCGGGCGGCGCTACGCCATGCGCGTGTGGCTGGACGCCGACGCCCTGGCCGCGCGGCGGCTGACCGTCAACGCCGTGGAAAGCGCCCTGCGTGAAGAAAACGTCGAGCTGCCCGGCGGCGCCGTCGAGTCCCGGGAGCGCCAGTTCATCGTGCGCCTGCCGCGAAGCTTCACCACCCCCGACGACTTTCGCGCGCTGGTGCTCGACGAAACCGACAGCGGCGAGCTGATCCGCCTGGGCGACGTGGCCCGGGTGGAAATCGGCGCGGTGGAAGACCGCACGATTTTTCGCAGCAACGGCGAACCCATGGTGGGGCTGGGGCTGATGAAGCAGTCCACCGCCAACGTTTTGGAAATCTCCCGCGCCGCTCGGAACACCCTGGAAGAGCTGCAAGGCACGCTGCCCGACGGCATGACGCTGAGCCTGAACTTCGACTCGTCGGTCTTCATCGCCGGGGCCATCCGCGAAGTCGTCGTCACCCTGCTGATCTCGATGGTGCTCGTCGTCGCGGTGATTTTTCTTTTTCTGGGCAACCTGCGCACCACCCTGGTGCCGGCGGTAACCGTGCCCGTGGCGCTGATCGGCAGCTTCGGCGCCCTGCTGCTCATGGGTTTTACCCTGAACCTGCTGACGCTGCTCGCCCTGGTGCTGGCCATCGGCCTGGTGGTGGACGACGCCATCGTGGTGCTGGAAAACATCCACCGGCGAATGCAGGAGTACGGCGAGACGCCGCTGGTAGCCGCCTGGCGCGGTGCCCGGCAGATCGCCTTTGCGGTGATTGCCACGACGCTTGTGCTGATCGCGGTGTTCGTGCCGCTGGGCTTTTTGCAGGGCGACATCGGCCGGCTGTTTTCGGAGTTCGCCCTGACGCTTGCCGCCGCGGTGGCGCTTTCCAGCGTGCTGGCGCTGTCGCTGTCGCCGATGATGGCGTCCAGAGTGCTCAAGCCCGGCATGCACGACGGCCGCCTGGCGCGCGGCGTGCAGCGACTCCTTGGAGCCAGCCGCCACGCTTACCGGCGCGCGCTGAGGCTTGCGCTGCGCCTGCGTCTGGTCGTGGTGGCGATCTTTGCGCTGCTGCTAGGCGGCATGGCCTGGCTTTCCCAGACGCTGCCCACCGAATACACCCCCGAAGAAGACCGCGGCAGCTTTTATATCATCGTCAGCGGCCCGCCGGGCGCCACCTTCGACTACATGCTCGACTACATGGACGAAATCGAGTCGCGCCTGCTGCCGCTGGTGGAAGACGGCGACATCGAGCGTCTCCAGGTAAGGGCGCCGCTGGGGTGGGGCAACATCGAAAACTTCAACAGCGGCTTTATCATCGTCAACCTGGCCGACTGGGGCGAGCGCCGCAGCGTCTGGCCGATCATGAACGAGGTGCGCGAAAAGCTCGGCGGCCTGCCCGGCGTACGCGCCTTTCCGGTGATGAGCCAGGGCTTTGGCGGCAGCGCCGGCAAGCCGGTGCAGTACGTACTCGGCGGCAGCAGCTACGAAGAGCTTGCCCGGTGGCGCGACACCCTGATCGACTACGTGCGCGAGGACAACCCCAAGCTGCTGGGACTCGACAGCGACTATGAGGAAAAGCAGCCCCAGCTGCGCGTGCACATCGACTACGACCGCGCGGCAAGCCTGGGCGTCACCGTCAGCGACGTCGGCCGCACCCTGGAAACTCTGCTGGGCGGGCGCCGGATCACCCGCTACGTGGAAGGCGGCGAAGAGTACGACGTCATCGTCGAAGGCGAAAGGGGCGCTCGCCCCAGCGCCCAGAGTCTGGAAAGCGTCTTCGTGCGCTCGGCGCGCTCGGGCGAGCTGGTGCCGCTGGCAAGCCTGGTGAGCTTTGAGGACACCGCCGGCGCCAGCACCCTGAACCGCTTCAACCGGCTGCGCACGATTACGCTGCAGGCCAACCTGGCCGACGGTTACGCCCTGGGCGACGCTCTGGACTACCTGGACCGCACCGTCGCCGAGATCCTGCCCGAAGCCGTGCAGACCGACGTCCAGGGCGCTTCCCGCGACTACCGCGAGGCCGGCGGCGCCACGGCGTTTCTGCTGGGCATGGGGGTGCTGGTGGTCTTTCTGGTACTGGCCGCCCAGTTTGAAAGCTTCATCCACCCGCTGGTGATCATGCTCACCGTGCCGCTGGCCATCGTCGGCGCCCTGCTGGCGCTTTACGCCACCGGGCAGACGCTGAATATCTACAGCCAGGTGGGGCTTGTCATGCTGGTGGGGCTTGCCACCAAGAACGGGATTCTGATCGTCGAGTTCATCAACCAGCGGCGCGATGAAGGCGTCGCCTTTCAGGAGGCGCTGGTCGAGGCGTCGGTGACCCGACTGCGGCCCATTCTAATGACCGCCGTGACCACCATGGCCGGCGCCGTGCCGCTGGTGCTGTCAAGCGGCCCGGGCGCCAATTCGCGGCTGGTGATCGGTACGGTGATCATGGCTGGCGTGGGTACCGCCACGGTTTTCACGCTTTTCGTGATTCCCGTGGCCTACGCCCTACTGGCGAGAAACAGCGGCTCGCCGGGCGCGGTCAAACGCCGGCTGGCCGCCGAGCTTGACGAGTCCCGAACCGCCGAGGAGGTTTAG
- a CDS encoding SDR family oxidoreductase gives MSASVLITGANRGVGLALARHYHAAGRAVIGVCRSGGEEAAELRDIAETLIEGIDVTREEDVARLKQLLAGRRLDLLVNNAGLLQDEGLGELDFDSIRTQMEINAYAPLRVTETLLGNLGEGARIANITSRMGSIADNDSGGRYGYRASKAALNAFGKSLAVDLKPRGIAVAQIHPGYVQTRMVKFGGMISAEEAAAGIARRIEALTLENSGGFWHSNGEVLPW, from the coding sequence ATGTCAGCGAGTGTATTGATCACCGGTGCCAACCGCGGCGTCGGACTCGCCCTGGCTCGCCATTACCACGCAGCCGGCCGGGCGGTGATCGGCGTGTGCCGCAGCGGCGGCGAAGAGGCGGCTGAGCTGAGAGACATCGCCGAAACGCTGATCGAGGGCATCGACGTGACCCGTGAAGAGGACGTGGCACGGTTGAAACAGTTGCTGGCGGGCCGCCGCCTGGACCTGCTGGTCAATAACGCCGGCCTCTTGCAGGACGAGGGGCTCGGTGAGCTCGACTTTGATTCCATCCGCACGCAGATGGAGATCAATGCCTATGCGCCGCTGCGCGTGACCGAAACGCTGCTGGGCAACCTGGGCGAGGGCGCCAGGATCGCCAATATTACCAGCCGCATGGGCTCCATCGCCGATAACGACTCCGGCGGGCGCTATGGCTATCGTGCCTCCAAGGCGGCGCTCAACGCCTTTGGCAAGTCGCTTGCCGTGGACCTGAAGCCGCGGGGCATCGCCGTGGCCCAGATTCACCCGGGCTATGTGCAGACGCGCATGGTCAAATTCGGCGGCATGATCAGCGCCGAGGAGGCCGCCGCGGGCATCGCCAGGCGTATCGAGGCGCTGACGCTGGAGAATAGCGGCGGTTTCTGGCATAGCAACGGCGAGGTGCTGCCCTGGTAG
- a CDS encoding glutamine amidotransferase yields the protein MPRLLIVKTGDAYPEVVEQYGDFEALFQQILAPHGFEAEVFDARHEPLPELADIDGLYITGSHAMVSDAEPWSETLKPWLVAARERNLAMLGVCYGHQLMAAAFGGQSGYRPAGRESGTHQVTLTDSGHDDPLLGTLPAHFPVQLTHAQSVLEAPSGAVVLARNAHDANQALRYGPRQWSVQFHPEFTPEVMRAYLARQVDKLRDQGEDANALMRGVTTTPEANSLLISFARTVAEREGAVA from the coding sequence ATGCCCCGCCTGTTAATCGTCAAGACCGGTGATGCCTACCCCGAGGTGGTCGAACAATACGGCGACTTCGAAGCGCTGTTCCAGCAGATACTGGCGCCCCATGGCTTCGAGGCCGAGGTGTTCGATGCGCGCCATGAACCGCTTCCGGAGCTGGCCGACATCGATGGCCTCTACATCACCGGCTCCCACGCCATGGTCAGCGACGCCGAGCCCTGGAGCGAAACGCTCAAGCCGTGGCTGGTCGCTGCCCGAGAGCGCAACCTGGCGATGCTTGGCGTCTGCTATGGACACCAGCTGATGGCCGCCGCCTTCGGCGGTCAAAGCGGCTATCGTCCGGCGGGACGCGAGTCCGGCACCCACCAGGTGACGCTGACCGACTCAGGGCATGACGACCCGCTGCTGGGCACGCTGCCGGCACACTTCCCCGTGCAGCTGACCCATGCCCAGTCGGTGCTCGAGGCACCCAGCGGTGCGGTGGTGCTGGCCCGCAACGCCCACGACGCCAACCAGGCGCTGCGTTATGGCCCGCGCCAGTGGAGCGTGCAGTTCCACCCGGAGTTCACCCCAGAGGTGATGCGCGCCTACCTCGCCCGCCAGGTCGACAAGCTGCGCGACCAGGGTGAGGATGCCAACGCCCTGATGCGTGGCGTCACCACCACGCCGGAGGCCAACTCATTGCTGATTAGCTTCGCCAGGACGGTGGCCGAACGCGAAGGTGCCGTAGCGTAA